In Scophthalmus maximus strain ysfricsl-2021 chromosome 5, ASM2237912v1, whole genome shotgun sequence, the sequence ATCACACCATTCCATGCATagagaaaggaaaacattgATAAATGAGGCTCAGGTTTGCTTTAATTACTGCACTCTGACTGcattgggaaaaaataaatggtaaTCCTATTTCATTTTGACACCTGGCGTGGGACTGTacagaaatggaaatggaaacacTTGGACTATTACTACGAGGCTTACATTGATCACCCTCATCACCAGCGGCTGCaggtacacacatacacagacacacaaatacacaattaaGTAGACGTTCCATATACATACAGCACCATTACCTCCTCAACCTCTGTATTGATCTGAGTAttgattgttatttttcattgctGTTCTGTTTTTAACTGGGCTGTATATCTTGCTCTCTGGATTATTGTAACTGTAACTCTGGAGCACTAAgaccacatgaaaaaataaattaataataataatcaccaTCATTTCTAGATGATCTGTGATGATCTATGTCATCacatggggtgggggggggagggggatcaAAGGATGTGACAGCAAATCcttcacacacaacactcaGCTGCACTGGGAATAAAATGTGGATCGAAGCGTCTGTTTCGCCCGAATGTTCAACAATTACTGCAGATTCTTGTTTTAGAGAGAATTCTCATCGCTGCATACAAATGCGCAGTGGAAATTACAacgtgaacacacaaacactcaacaAACAGGTAATGACAAATCTGTCGTCAGATGCCAGCAGCAGACGGTACTGAGCGAAGCAGTCACATACGAGCCTGCATGAGAAATCAGAGGGGTTTGTCCGAGTGCCTGCAGCGGTGAGATAAACAAAAAGCAAGGATGCccatttatctgtgtgtgtgtgtgttcatctgaaTCGCCACCTTCCAATACAAGCCTGGAGGAGACCTGGGGTATATTTCAGTTCAATAACCATACATTTACTACCATTTTTTCCCTTCATACTTTTTTCCATCTCCTGctttttctgtctgcctcaTTTCACCGCCCATAAACACAAACTGAGTCCAGTGGCTATTTAATATTCTTGTTAGCCTATCATAATGTTGCTTAACAACTAAATGTCTGGCATAGTGATTGTGCAAtagcaagttgtttttttattactcacataaaaaaagttaatataaGAACAATTTTTCAGTGTCAGTGATAAGCCTGTCTTAAAACAATTCTCAGATGCCCTAATCTACACTAAAATAGTGTAGGTTGTAATTATGCCTTCGCTCTAAGAAGAGTTGTTGCACTGGAGTTGCATTAGCTACAACAATAGCTATTTCATTGTACATATGTGAGAACTGCATTAAGAAAAACATCGAAGAATTATGAGCTGCCATGTGAGCCGTAGAAGGGAAGGCCAATGTAGTGAACAGATGGAGgaagatggaaagagaaagtgcatgtgtctgtggtgtttttctgctttaatcTCCAATGCTATTATCCACTTTTGCTTGCGGTCAAGCGTGTAGCTGTCATGGCTCCCCGGGAaacaaggagacagacagaaggaggggGTTCCTGCTGAGTGACGGCTAAGACGGGTCCTCAAGTCTCTGCTGTCACTGCACACAACGGAACTTATGTAAGCAGGAGATGACGAAGGAGCAATGGGCGAAGGGTGCAGAAGGCAACGAGCAGAGACGAAAAAGAAGGGGAACGGAAAAAAGTGTCAGACAggcagtgagagaaagagagggagacagagaaaaatgggGAGAGCTGCCATCATAAAGACTCTGACTCATTCCTACTGTTCTGGAAATAGCACTGAGCTGAGAGGCATGTAGCTAATGTATGACAGCTCAAGAACAATAACAGTCTTTCAACCAGGATTAGGCTCATAATGTGTGAGAGCGGGTCAGTATCCACAAAACTGGGCAGAGAAAGAACTCAATTTCCTCCAAGACTGCCACCAAGTAATGTCTAGTTACCCAGCATAGCTGGGAACAGGGGCCCGCCAGGTCGAAGGGACCAGGGGGGCCCTACATGCTAACAATTTGACAGACATTGCATGTTGACCTTTGCCATGATGCGCGGTTATCGGATGTACTTACAGAGCTTTGGGTACCTGGTGTTGTGGTGGTCACATCAATGTTTTTGGGAGGTTGAGACCACACTGGACGGAGTGACCGCCATTTTCTGATAGTCTTCCTCATCAATATGAGATCAAGTGGAtcccactggaaaaaaacacttttgtaaATGAATATGCAACTAAAAGCTatacaaatgtgtaaaaaactATTAAATAGGAAGCCAgcatttaatatatttcttattttgacTAGTTTAAAGCAAACAATTGTAGCACAGTTCACTAATGTTATTAATATCTGTATGAAATTCTTTACCTACAACTATTGGCAACATCCTTGTTAATGTGAAAGTTTAGTGCAACAAGTCAATGTGTGTCAATCATGTCAAGTGCAACTATATTTACTTGCCATTTAAAGACTTTAAAgaacattttatgtaatttttgacaaaaatgtctGGATGTTGAAAAAGATGCCATGACTTAATAATTTGCTGCAGTACTGAATTGCAGCACCAGGTGTTGAGGGAGATAATTTGGTGCTTAAGATGATAAATCAACGCAAATTCTGCAGTTTACATCAAGATTTATCGATAAAGGACAGTTTTATGCATGAATATCTGATAGCACCAGCATCAGACAAATATATGATTTATATTCCATCATACTCACTGTGCCGTTGTGTCTGCTATCTGCAGAGGCAGTGAAGGGCCCCCGCTTGGCATGTTCTTCCTCTGTAAGTGCCTCCAGAAAGGACTGGCTTTGAAAGCTGCAGTCAAATAGCTGTAATTATCTACAATCAGTTGACAGCCAGAGACCGGCTGAAAGGCTGCTCGCACACATACAGCGTACGGAGCGAGGCTTCAGGGGGCGCAGATGATAAAATctcagggaaagaaaagaaacatggcAGCGATGCTCCATTCAAAATCAGGCAAAAGAAGCATGTGGAAAAACATGTAACCGTTGAGATCACAAATGATGAGTAAATCATCAGAGTAGAAAATGGCAACAGAAGTGGCTATTGTCTCTTCAGCCGTCTGTTTCCTACAAaatcttgtttctctcttcaagtatctatttttgtttatatagcAGCTATCTAGCTGTCATAAAGTGTTTCAGcatgaaagacacaaacaataaaaagaccCCCACTAGAAATagatacaataaataaatacaataaagatacaataaataaaatgaaaataaacacctTTTGTGGATGTGTCTTTGACTGAAGCTCTTTTTTGCAACCTGAAATTTTTAATGATTATAAGTATAAAATCTCCAGGCCTTCATGTTTATTCACAAATGTACACCACACCTTCTTGAAATCTTGTCTAAATGTCTACATTATATATCTAGCTGCTGTCTTACTCATCATCTAGACATTATGACACTGCTGATCACACACTCTGGTGCCGTTTTCAGGGATGTGCGGCCATTTAAAGAATACAAATCCACGACAACGGGGAAAACTGCATGTACTGATAAAGAATATTTACTACGATCGAAAACTCTACAACAGCTACTAAAAGGACCTTGAAATTCATTTTGCCACTGTTCATACATATTTGAAATGTGAGATTTAATTtcaatgaattatgaaaataacttaATAGCAACAGTAACACTGTATGTGTTTCGTGTCTTCACCCCTCCCTTCACACATCCATCTTCCCCTCTCATTCCCACAGTGTACGCACAAAAGCTTTCTCTGAAATTCATTTGCAGTTTCACAAATTTATAATGAGTTTAAAACACTGGAACGAGTTATTGATTATTGGCCTGTAGCGTGAACAAACATGTTCAACTACGGGGGTGGAGCAAGGGTGAAGACCCCAATGAAGACAAAAAGCATCTTGCAGTGCACTCATCATGTTGTCAAAGCTCAAAATCGGTGTGCGGTGTCCCTTCAAGATGCTGACAAAGTGGTCAGTGCTTGGCAGCAGTAATAAATCTCAGTTTATCCTCGGCGAATGAGGTTTCACATTGCTCGCCTCCCACAGGCGCACACCATTCTGCAGGAGCATTAGGGCCATGACAGAAACTGTGAAGCATTGGCCTGTAACTGCTGATCTGGAGCACGCTGAAAGGCTGAACAGCCTCAGATGAATAGATGGTAATTAATACACATAGCACCCGGGAGACTGCAGTACAATCTCAGGGCAAATTACTCTGTCCATAAAGTGGCCTGCAGATACAATGGGAGACGGGGGGCagagcgtgggggggggggcaaacctGTACACATTAAGGCCAAGTCACTCTGGTGTGACTGTGAAAGTGAGGTGATTTATTCCTGGACAAGGAGCCTgtcactaaaataaaaacaacatacaaaaataaatgttgaactTATTTTAAAAGGTGAGAATTGGAATGAAAGGTTAAACCAGAGATAAGGAAAGATGAGGTGTAGCATACTAAACCAGAACATATCAGTAGCTTAACATCTCAGAATCAAAGTAACCTTAAAATGGACTCTGTAGCAGGGGGATGATGAAGTTGAACTTAATATTCACAATCGAACACGCACAATTGGATTTTCATTGCCTTTTAAGAAATCCAATATCTCCAACCAATTACTCTATTCTCTCATCTTTGCTTCTCAGTTCTCTCATCTTCCCTAGATCTCCTGTGTGGACTCATCCCATAATGATGAAACATGGCTTCTAgatattttggggggaaaagatcAATGGGAGGAAACACAGCCCTGATGAacatctttcactttctttcttcgCGGATCTTCCCATACCCCCTGCCAGAGTCATCCACCGGCGTGTCCCAGCATTCCTCTGGGTCGGCATCTCATTCCAGCTCCTTTCAGAGACATATCTCTCTGGACGTTACACCCCTATTTGCTCCTCCTGCAACTGGGAAGGTGAGGGACAGATAATTAAATTGCCGGGACATTATCAGCCTGAGGGCACAGTCCGGATTACAGCGGGGTGCTCTCCCTCGTGAGCCCAGCAGGACTTGCGCTCGCCATCCGATCAGTTACATGTTGTGGGCTCTGAGAGATCAAAGGCTGAGTGAGCTGCCTGAATAGATAGAGAGCGGCAGAGAAACACACGAGTGGCCCACAGTGGCCCCGAAAAGAACATGAAGGCTTTGGTTTAAGATTCAAAGTGAAAGGCAATCAGCACCGAGGCATATGACTGAATCCTTGTGGGTCCAGTGTCATTCCTCTTCAAGCACAGGTTTTACACTGTCAGCACATCTGAGAGGGAGGATGTTTAACTCGCAGGCAGATCCTCTGAGGCTGTCTGGCAAATGACGGCCGTTGGTGCAGTTCCACTGATTTACGCTCAGACTGGCAGGGCTACTTGTTTTGTGCATAATAATCTTAATGATCCTACTTTTAATTTCTTAATGAAACATAGAGACAAAGTTAATGAAGCAGTAAAATTCCAAAATAGATTAAAATTAGAGTAAATCAGATTAAAGTCTGTTATGTAGGAGACATTAAAGATATATATGGGTTCACTATCTTCTTCACTTCACATAAAGTGTAAAGTCTCTAAGGCGAGTTGTGCTGCTGGGTCAATTACATAAAGAGCACAGAACACTTGTCCTTGTGTGTATGATGTATCATCATTACACTCACAAACAAGCGATAACATATTctatgcaaaaacatttttaccaaCCAATTATGCAGAAACACTGTGGTGTAAAGAAACTATTATTTACACCATTACCATTACTACAATCTATTCCATATTCCTCATTTGAATATTCAGGCATATATGTCTGTCCTCTGTATCCAAATAATTTCAATCAACGTCATAGAGGGTTTAAGGATAAAGCTAAGCACTGAAAGCTGAAAGGAACAGTGTGACtgtaacatttaaagaaaaaaaaaaagatttctttaaaataaatagtttttcatGAAAGATGAAGCAGCCTGGTGGCTTCATTTGCCTCCACCAGCATCTATTCATCCACAGACCAAACTCAGTTCTGGCTCTTTCCACTGCTCATGATCAAACTTCTTTCATGGGGAGGGGCGATGACGTAAACAAAAGGGAGATAAACAGACGGCACACTTTCAACCCTAAGAGCTTTCATGGTATTGCACATGTTGTGACATAAGAAACTGTGTGATGAGTGAAAAAGGAGAGCTCGAAAGAAACTTTCAAATCCCCCATGCTGTCTTAcctctgcacacacaaccagttattttgtgaaaaaatgcaaaactgtcATATTGTCAGTGATATTTGAGGCTTAAGTCTGACTCAGGAAGTCTCCTGCTCCGGAAGCATCATCTTTAAatcttagcttttttttaaagaaacagcaGCTTTTCTTTCACAATGACAGCAAACCGAACCCAAAATAGTCCCCATGAGTCACTGAAGCTTTTAGGATCCAAACAGACTAAAGTTAATGTTGTTTCATGCTTCACTTTATTCTTTGGTGAGGAAGGTCATAGAGCAGCTCCCACTTGGTGCTGAGCAGTCAGGATGTCCTCCGAGCACCGCCCCCATTACCAAAGGACGAAGGGGACACAAAGCCAAGCTCGGTTCTCTCCAGTGTCTGAATTTGGACAGTAGATATCCGCCAGCAATGTTTGCTCACTTTATTGGACACAGTGTGTCCACAGGGGGCTTGTGTCGAAACGACCTTGAAACATTCTCTAAGACTTTGGACCGAAATTGGCAGTGTTTCATTTTAACCTCAGCATGAGTTGCAGACTCAGATAGTGGTAGACTATGGTAATTTGGAAGAATTAATGTATCAAAATCAAATGCTCTACAGTCATTGCCAATTTCAATAACACAAATGATATCTTAAACCAGCGAATGGCATGAGAATAAATATTGTCTTTTGCAAACAagactttataaaaaaatgcttttctacAACATTTTCCCCTAAATAAAGACATTTAGAGTTTTATGACATGGTGAAAGCACCACCACTGACATGGTTGTCTGTGTCAGATTTTGTACACGATGTCATAGGAATATAATATGCATCACATCGTGCAGGTGGCAGTACCTATTTGACACCCTGCCTTATGGTCAGCCTACCCACAACAAAGGTTACAGAGCTTATGTCCCATTCAGAGCAGTTACTGATGGGTACAGTGTTGTGTGATTCAGCGAGAATTGGGTGGTCACAGCAAAGGTATGAGTCATCAACATTCCAACATTGCACCAGTCTGTTTAACAACACGTCCTCTCGCCTCCCGCATAATGGTGCCCTGCAACCATCTCACCCTGACATAACCCAATCAtctttactatttttttttatttgcgcAGCTTCTTGTTAATGGTGAGCTTGCCTCAAagacacacattaaacacacacgtgcagcatTGCGATGCCTTCTTGCCTCTTCCAATGAACAATAAATGCTGAGGAAATACGCCATAAAACATTGACACAAATACAATCtgttgaaattaaataattgacAAATTGTCCATGTGTATCTAAACTGCTTGATATAGAAGGTGCAGCTGAcgttcagctcatgaaaagaaaatgtgtcaacGCCTCTGTTAATCTGCGTGATGTCAAGTCTGTCACACTTCAGATGTCCTTCTATGAAGCAAAGCTTTACACTCCATCTCACAAATACAGTGGCGCTCTCTGCTGGTGAACTATGAAACAGAAGGAGACTATCCAAAGCGTCTAAAATGACAATTTTACATTTGTGGCATTTTTTGGTCCCTTGGGTTTTTATGCAGAATAATAAAACGATTTGCAGTCTTTATTTAGGCTATAGGGGTGTCTAGCTGCTTGAAATCTGAAGGATTGATTCGTTGTAACTCCTTTGATAACAAATAAGATCAAAtttgaatcagtttttttcccaacgCGGCTAACAGATTACCACAAATTTGGTACAACCTGTGGTCTTCTGATCCCCTCGCAGCCATCTCCGGGGATGTGACAGCTGTATGGTGCATGGTAATGTCAGCCCTGCCTCAGTCGCCACGTCTGACTGacagtgctttttgttttttcatcctccaGCACCTGTGCTTGGCTGTCAGACAGTTGACTGTGCTGCCATCTCAAAAGAGGAACAACGGACCCGGTGACAAAAGTTCCCAGACGCTGCCCCGGGGAGCCTAAATGTGGAGGCAGGTAGGTCCTTATTTCAATCAGGGTCGAAGTAAAATGTTTCATCAAGGCAGAGCCTAAAGTCAGAAGTGTACTAGCAGCGtcaggctttttttctccttctttttttgcatatttatatgCAGTGTGTATCCACCTGTCTCTCCGGTGGCATTGCTTCATCTATTTATAGCTGCTAGTACATTACCTCGATGTCCGTTTAGAAAATGTCATGTAGGACATAAGGGCCTCACTGTTTTCATCTGTAAATGTGAAGGTCAAGATGCTGCCCCAGCTTTATCATAAACTGGAGTTGACCTTTAACTTGTATTGTTTTGGGCGgccaaaataaaacactgatgaGACAGATTTTTTCTCTAGTAAAGAGTAAAGAGCACTGATGAGAACAATGGCTGTCACACTGTGACCCACTAAATCATCTTGGAAGGCACGCAaagcatttctaaaaaaaaacttgaagctGAACTGACCTTTGACTACAGCCGTCTGTTATATGTACATGTTGctaaataactttaaaacaaaCTTAGTTTTAAAGTCATTAAAACAAACTTAGTTTTGACCTtctattttcctctctctctctcgctttctctcagGGAACGGATGGAAGAAAGCTATGAGACATTTGAGGAGGAGTTAGGGCCATCAAGAGCAGATCCTCCTCCACAGAAGCCTGTTCGACAGATCCGCAGACCAGgtggcgacacacacacacacacacacagcctgcacaTAAAAGCCATCATCCATTGAACACACGTATGTTGTCCAACTCTATAAATACTTGGGAGCATGAGCACAGTCAGACTCTGTAACATGACTCCTGGTCAAAGGGAACACGGTGATAATGCACCTCGGCCGTGTTGAGTGGATGGTTTAGTCCAtctaaacagacacacactccttctTTTGATATACAGCTCGTAAAAGGTACAATAAGCCAGATccagacagaaatgaaaaatgttcatgGTCCTCAGAAGTTGTGTCCTTAGGACTCTGGTGATCCCCTCACTTCTCATCAGGTGGAGTTTTAAATTTATCCAATGCAATATTAATTGGTGCTAATTATCAAATGTTGGCATGCTTACATACtaaacatggtaaacattacCTGCTAAACAATATAGCCTGGGATTAGCATGCAAACGTTGGCATTTAGAAAGCAATAAGGATCCCTAAATaaacagcctcacagagctaGTGGTACACTATCTGAATATACTTTTGCTCAGTGGACATTGGTTAATAAAATAGAACATGTCATAATGTTTAGCCAACACAAATTTCTGACTAGCCATTAAATATATGTGGACAGATAAATTCCAGATTGAGGACATGATTGTTTGATGTTTAAGATCGGTAaatctccgtctgtctgtttcagAAATGTATGCTACGAGAAAAATCAGAGAGGTTAGTTGGACAAGAACCAACATGAACAATTATTCCAGTGTTCACATCCCTGTCTCTTTTGTTCAAAGCTACATGTTGTTCTCCAACAGGAAATGGCTCCAGTTTTTCATCAACCAAGAGCAGAACCCAAAGCTTTACAGAGAGAAACCAGCTTCCCCAGAAAAGGTGAGCCACCCCCATTCTTCTCTGCGACCCTCATcttcaacattttggggaaatgtgtggatttattttcttgccaAGCGCACTTAGAAGTTTGTGTGGAAGGAGACAGACAGTTTGAGTTGCCACCTTTGGACTTAATCCATACAAAAGGTGTCACAATCAATTCGTTCCAACGAGTAGTCTGGCACATAACCCTCTGTACAATTGCAAATTGTTGCTATTGCACTTCGGGTTTTGTCTGAACTTAATTAGTGAGGATTTTGTTACTTTGGACAAAGCCAGACAAACTGTTTCCCCATGCATCTGGTCTTTATGCCAATAGCCAACCGACTGCTAGCTACAGCTTCAGCATACGTAccttttcatatatttttgacaccatccttctttcttccttcagcATCCTTGCATGAAACCATGTCCATCCAAAACCTGAACCAGATTGAAACACCTTGGGAGAACGTCACTCTGAACCGATGTCTGTTTGTAGCCATTACCATCCTCGTGCTCACCTCAGGCTTTCAGAGGCTTCAAGGTAAGTAAACTGCTAAGAACAAAACAGGcaaaagtaaaacatgtcaCACAAAAATGGCATACCGGCTGTAAAtgattgtttctttaaaaacacagaaaccttGCGTGGTCAGGGGACTTTGCatggtgaggaggaagaagtagTCGGACTGGCAGTGACACGGTCAGGCACATTACGTCACAGAGGGCAACCATCAGAAGTAAATTACTATTGCGTTGTTATTCAATCTTGaggtaaaaaaaccaaacatttacagtttatatTGTTACCACCACTTCACGCTCTCCCCCTTCCAGCCTGAGACATCTATGTGGGAAGTCATGTTTTGGTGGCTGCCAGACctggatgatgaagaggatgaggatgaggaggaagaggacgacgaTGGGGAAGTCAAAATGGGGAGGTCAAAGACAGGTGCGATGGCACGGACATCGAGAGGTCTCCGAAACAAGCCACTGCCAGACAAAAAACTCATGAGGCAGAGACATGGCAAATTAAAGGAGAGGAGGGCCAAGAAAGCCAGGGATGAAGAAACCAAAGATAAGAAAGAACGAgataaaaacaagcaacatgaagaggcagcaggtgaagaagatgaagatcaAAGTTATAGGGAGACAGCACCCGAGAAGAATGAGAAgtcagagggaaagaaagagaagaaaaagactcACAAGTAATGAGttgattgttatttttccatCAGACACCAATTCCTTTTCTAATTCACCTACATTGATTTGATCATCTATAAGAGGAAGCAACATTGATGCTAGGCTTATTAATGTGAATCTTTCAAATGCGCACAATTAAGACTCAAAAGTAATCTGTGCTTCTAGTAATACTGCTGAACACAAATAAACTGTTACATAATTTTGTTGCTTTGCTTGATTGACGATTCTGT encodes:
- the LOC118310611 gene encoding junctional sarcoplasmic reticulum protein 1 isoform X1; this encodes MWRERMEESYETFEEELGPSRADPPPQKPVRQIRRPEMYATRKIREEMAPVFHQPRAEPKALQRETSFPRKASLHETMSIQNLNQIETPWENVTLNRCLFVAITILVLTSGFQRLQETLRGQGTLHGEEEEVVGLAVTRSGTLRHRGQPSEPETSMWEVMFWWLPDLDDEEDEDEEEEDDDGEVKMGRSKTGAMARTSRGLRNKPLPDKKLMRQRHGKLKERRAKKARDEETKDKKERDKNKQHEEAAGEEDEDQSYRETAPEKNEKSEGKKEKKKTHK
- the LOC118310611 gene encoding uncharacterized protein LOC118310611 isoform X3 is translated as MWRERMEESYETFEEELGPSRADPPPQKPVRQIRRPEMYATRKIREEMAPVFHQPRAEPKALQRETSFPRKASLHETMSIQNLNQIETPWENVTLNRCLFVAITILVLTSGFQRLQETLRGQGTLHGEEEEVVGLAVTRLRHLCGKSCFGGCQTWMMKRMRMRRKRTTMGKSKWGGQRQVRWHGHREVSETSHCQTKNS
- the LOC118310611 gene encoding junctional sarcoplasmic reticulum protein 1 isoform X2; this encodes MEESYETFEEELGPSRADPPPQKPVRQIRRPEMYATRKIREEMAPVFHQPRAEPKALQRETSFPRKASLHETMSIQNLNQIETPWENVTLNRCLFVAITILVLTSGFQRLQETLRGQGTLHGEEEEVVGLAVTRSGTLRHRGQPSEPETSMWEVMFWWLPDLDDEEDEDEEEEDDDGEVKMGRSKTGAMARTSRGLRNKPLPDKKLMRQRHGKLKERRAKKARDEETKDKKERDKNKQHEEAAGEEDEDQSYRETAPEKNEKSEGKKEKKKTHK